In Deinococcus proteolyticus MRP, a single genomic region encodes these proteins:
- a CDS encoding potassium channel family protein, with protein MRAKQCLVVGLGRFGSAVATTLYEMGHEVVAIDHSEENVERIMNRVTHAAIVDATDERGMRSIGVGDFDVVVIAIGSDVQANILATMNAKSLGAPYVVSKAVDEMARRVLERIGADLVVRPEHDMGLRLARQIANPNVVDTLDLGSDHAIVELEANERLRGTLMDLNMTGRFGVQVIAIGRRGQLEVSPRADSLVEPHDKMVVIGTGHDIDELRRYLDK; from the coding sequence ATGAGGGCCAAGCAGTGTCTGGTGGTGGGCCTGGGCCGCTTCGGCAGCGCCGTGGCCACCACCCTGTATGAAATGGGCCACGAGGTCGTCGCCATCGACCACAGCGAGGAGAACGTGGAACGAATCATGAACCGCGTGACCCACGCGGCCATCGTGGACGCCACCGACGAGCGCGGCATGCGGTCCATCGGCGTCGGCGACTTCGACGTGGTGGTCATCGCCATCGGCTCGGACGTGCAGGCCAACATCCTGGCCACCATGAATGCCAAGAGCCTGGGCGCTCCCTACGTGGTCAGCAAGGCCGTGGACGAGATGGCCCGCCGCGTGCTGGAGCGCATCGGCGCCGACCTGGTGGTGCGCCCCGAGCACGACATGGGCCTGCGCCTGGCCCGGCAAATCGCCAACCCCAACGTGGTGGACACCCTGGACCTGGGCAGCGACCACGCCATCGTGGAACTGGAAGCCAACGAGCGCCTGCGCGGTACCCTGATGGACCTGAACATGACCGGCCGCTTCGGCGTACAGGTCATCGCCATTGGGCGGCGCGGCCAGCTGGAAGTCAGCCCCCGCGCCGACAGCCTGGTGGAACCCCACGACAAGATGGTCGTAATTGGCACTGGCCACGATATAGACGAACTGCGGCGCTATCTGGACAAATGA
- a CDS encoding V-type ATP synthase subunit E, translating to MALDRLLENEAQAEIERIRADARARAEQIVADARAEAQGLVESRSRVLDKQYQAGLTRARSSADLELNAARLSAGEEGIAQVYGLVEQQLRDIGRLPEYREILGRLLNEARQAVPAAEVAEVNPSDVEILRSLVGDLEVRANPSIEGGVRLVSHGGKSGITNTLMGRLQALRGQLTPEIRQLLTGE from the coding sequence ATGGCCCTGGACCGACTGCTTGAAAACGAAGCTCAGGCCGAAATCGAGCGCATCCGCGCCGATGCCCGTGCCCGGGCGGAACAGATTGTGGCTGACGCCCGCGCCGAAGCGCAGGGGCTGGTCGAGAGCCGCAGCCGGGTGCTGGACAAGCAGTACCAGGCTGGCCTGACCCGCGCCCGCTCCTCGGCGGACCTGGAGCTGAACGCGGCCCGCCTGAGCGCCGGTGAAGAAGGTATTGCACAGGTGTACGGCCTGGTCGAGCAGCAGCTGCGCGACATCGGCCGGCTGCCCGAATACCGTGAAATCCTGGGCCGCCTGCTCAACGAGGCCCGCCAGGCAGTGCCGGCTGCTGAAGTGGCCGAAGTGAACCCCAGCGACGTAGAGATTCTGCGTTCGCTGGTAGGGGACCTGGAAGTCCGCGCCAACCCGAGTATTGAAGGTGGCGTGCGGCTGGTCAGCCACGGCGGCAAGAGCGGGATCACCAACACCCTGATGGGCCGCCTGCAGGCCCTGCGTGGTCAGCTGACCCCCGAAATCCGCCAGCTGCTGACGGGCGAATAA
- a CDS encoding ATP synthase subunit K, with protein MTKYNKIAIVAVLFALAGAANAQEVAATAGNNEGLSAIGKGLALGLGAVGTGLAQARIGSSLVGAVAEDPSKFGQLLLVFLLPETLVILGFVGLFLI; from the coding sequence ATGACCAAGTACAACAAGATTGCTATCGTTGCCGTTCTGTTCGCCCTGGCCGGTGCGGCCAACGCTCAGGAAGTCGCCGCTACCGCTGGCAACAACGAAGGTCTGTCCGCCATCGGTAAGGGCCTGGCCCTGGGCCTGGGCGCCGTGGGCACCGGTCTGGCACAGGCCCGCATCGGTAGCAGCCTGGTGGGCGCCGTGGCCGAAGACCCCAGCAAGTTCGGTCAGCTGCTGCTGGTCTTCCTGCTGCCTGAAACCCTGGTGATTCTGGGCTTCGTGGGCCTGTTCCTGATCTGA
- a CDS encoding V-type ATP synthase subunit B, giving the protein MTLLKKEYNDVSYISGPLLFVNAASDLAYGAIVDIKDARGSVRGGQVIQVSEKNAVIQVFEETRGLDLATASVSLVEDVARLGVSKEMIGRRFDGLGRPIDGLPEVVAEQRVSINGQAMNPASRAKPEEFIQTGISTIDVNTSLIRGQKLPIFSGSGLPHNELAAQIARQAKVPGHEGDFAVVFAAMGLTQREVSFFTQEFERTGALARSVLFLNRADDPAVERLLTPRMALTTAEYLAFEHGYHVLVILTDITNYCEALREIGGAREEIPGRRGFPGYMYTDLASLYERAGVVDGKPGSVTQIPILSMPDDDITHPIPDLTGYITEGQIVVDRGLNSKGVYPPINPLPSLSRLMGNGIGKNKTRADHKNVSDQLFASYANGLDLRKLVAITGEDALTETDKLFLRFADDFENYFIGQGDQDRSIDDSLTVAWGIMSKLPQNQLTRIGKGDIEQYYGTKIDESWKGN; this is encoded by the coding sequence ATGACCCTGCTGAAAAAAGAGTACAACGACGTTTCGTACATTTCCGGCCCGCTGCTGTTCGTGAATGCAGCTTCGGACCTGGCTTACGGCGCGATCGTGGACATCAAGGACGCCCGCGGCAGTGTGCGCGGCGGCCAGGTGATTCAGGTCAGCGAGAAGAACGCCGTCATTCAGGTGTTCGAGGAAACCCGTGGTCTGGACTTGGCGACCGCCAGCGTGAGCCTGGTGGAAGATGTGGCCCGCCTGGGCGTGAGCAAGGAAATGATCGGCCGCCGCTTCGACGGTCTGGGCCGACCCATTGACGGTCTGCCCGAAGTGGTGGCTGAGCAGCGCGTGAGCATCAACGGTCAGGCGATGAACCCTGCCAGCCGTGCCAAGCCCGAGGAGTTCATTCAGACCGGTATCAGCACCATCGACGTGAACACCAGCCTCATTCGTGGTCAGAAGCTGCCGATTTTCTCGGGCTCGGGCCTCCCGCACAACGAGCTGGCCGCCCAGATTGCCCGTCAGGCCAAGGTGCCCGGCCACGAAGGCGACTTCGCCGTGGTGTTCGCCGCCATGGGCCTGACCCAGCGCGAAGTGAGCTTCTTCACCCAGGAGTTCGAGCGCACTGGCGCACTGGCCCGCTCGGTGCTGTTCCTCAACCGCGCCGACGACCCCGCCGTGGAGCGTCTGCTGACCCCCCGCATGGCCCTGACCACCGCCGAGTACCTGGCCTTCGAGCACGGCTACCACGTGCTGGTGATTCTGACCGACATCACCAACTACTGCGAAGCGCTGCGTGAAATCGGTGGTGCCCGCGAGGAAATCCCCGGCCGCCGTGGCTTCCCCGGCTATATGTACACCGACCTTGCGAGCCTGTACGAGCGCGCCGGTGTGGTGGACGGCAAGCCCGGCTCGGTCACCCAGATTCCGATTCTGTCCATGCCCGACGATGACATCACCCACCCCATCCCCGACCTGACCGGCTACATCACCGAGGGTCAGATCGTGGTGGACCGTGGCCTGAACTCCAAGGGCGTGTACCCGCCCATCAACCCGCTGCCTTCGCTGAGCCGACTGATGGGCAACGGCATCGGCAAGAACAAGACCCGCGCTGACCACAAGAACGTGTCGGACCAGCTGTTTGCTTCCTACGCGAACGGCCTGGACCTGCGCAAGCTGGTGGCGATTACCGGTGAAGATGCCCTGACCGAAACCGACAAGCTGTTCCTGCGCTTTGCCGACGACTTCGAGAACTACTTCATCGGCCAGGGTGACCAGGACCGCTCCATCGACGACAGCCTGACCGTGGCCTGGGGCATCATGTCCAAGCTGCCGCAAAACCAGCTGACCCGTATCGGTAAAGGTGACATTGAGCAGTACTACGGCACCAAAATCGACGAAAGCTGGAAGGGCAACTAA
- a CDS encoding V-type ATPase subunit: MPDDYAYINTRVRMMRNALLDGRSLEAALAASSYPEFLRVLSESGFAATLRETTAEDAGLPELDRALSRNLFATTQKVLGFADGNSRREIETLLMRWDLVNLKTLARGVVAGRGVDAIRSSLIPGGTIKPSLLENAAGSSDLPGVASAISVSAHPLAAAFRRGVAAYQASGNLLNLEVALDQGYYGHVRKVAQDTSLRTYVGREIDITNALMARQAQAAGIPLNPEFFVPGGRLDAAGYARLASGDTGASPDIAAIMEAPTPQAAEVAARAALDRSARSIGVSDPMGVGIILDFLRRKEIEAAKLRLIGRGKYYGLPEEQIRQEVGA; the protein is encoded by the coding sequence ATGCCTGACGATTATGCCTACATCAATACCCGCGTCAGGATGATGCGCAACGCGCTGCTCGACGGCCGTTCGCTGGAAGCCGCACTGGCTGCCAGCAGCTACCCCGAGTTCCTGCGCGTGCTGAGCGAATCGGGCTTTGCCGCGACCCTGCGTGAGACGACCGCCGAGGACGCTGGCCTGCCCGAGCTGGACCGGGCGCTGAGCCGCAACCTGTTTGCGACCACCCAAAAGGTCTTGGGGTTCGCAGACGGAAACTCTCGGCGCGAAATCGAAACGCTGCTGATGCGCTGGGACCTGGTGAACCTCAAGACCCTGGCACGCGGCGTGGTGGCTGGCCGCGGTGTGGACGCCATCCGCAGCAGCCTGATTCCCGGCGGCACCATCAAGCCTAGCCTGCTGGAAAATGCGGCCGGGAGCAGTGACCTGCCCGGTGTGGCTTCGGCCATCTCGGTCAGTGCTCACCCGCTGGCGGCAGCTTTCCGCCGTGGCGTGGCCGCTTACCAGGCCAGCGGCAACCTGCTGAACTTGGAAGTGGCGCTGGACCAGGGCTACTACGGCCATGTCCGTAAGGTCGCCCAGGACACCTCGCTGCGCACCTACGTGGGCCGCGAGATTGACATCACCAACGCGCTGATGGCCCGTCAGGCCCAGGCGGCCGGCATTCCGCTGAACCCGGAGTTTTTTGTGCCGGGTGGTCGCCTGGACGCGGCCGGCTATGCCCGGCTGGCTTCGGGTGACACGGGCGCTTCGCCCGACATCGCGGCCATCATGGAAGCCCCCACGCCGCAGGCCGCCGAAGTGGCGGCACGCGCCGCGCTGGACCGCTCGGCCCGCTCGATCGGCGTTTCTGACCCTATGGGCGTAGGCATCATTTTGGATTTCCTGCGCCGCAAGGAAATTGAGGCGGCCAAGCTGCGCCTGATTGGGCGCGGCAAGTACTACGGCCTGCCTGAAGAGCAGATTCGCCAGGAGGTGGGAGCATGA
- a CDS encoding V-type ATP synthase subunit F yields MTAAQKGRNAQRVVILADSETATGYRLAGAEVVEATPDTAQAALERLIVAGQHGLVAVDGGLIADPIASTARVMRGRDLPILLPLPSLSDAFSEDTVDAKAYMSRLVRETVGFDIKL; encoded by the coding sequence ATGACGGCTGCACAAAAGGGCCGCAACGCTCAGCGCGTGGTGATTCTGGCCGACAGCGAAACGGCGACCGGATACCGCCTGGCTGGAGCTGAAGTGGTGGAAGCCACTCCAGACACTGCCCAGGCTGCGCTGGAGCGTCTGATTGTGGCAGGCCAGCACGGCCTGGTGGCGGTGGACGGCGGCCTGATCGCCGACCCCATCGCGTCTACGGCCCGCGTGATGCGCGGGCGTGACCTGCCGATTCTGCTGCCGCTGCCCAGCCTGAGCGACGCCTTTAGCGAGGACACTGTGGACGCCAAGGCGTACATGAGCCGGCTGGTCCGCGAGACGGTAGGCTTCGACATCAAACTGTAA
- a CDS encoding V-type ATP synthase subunit D codes for MAEQISPTRSALLASKASLKTASSGADLLKRKRDALIAEFFALVKDALAAREQLAGVSKGAYTSLLGAKAWDSPEAVESLSLGSSDDYTVDMVIESIYGVKVPKMTVPERTQSAGFSPINVGGRTIQAATDFNEVLEAIVKVAGTETKLRRIGEEIKKTSRRVNALEQVVIPGIQADIRFIRGVLDQREREESFRLKKIKAKLEAEAAAEGAEQQAAQGGNHGSAA; via the coding sequence ATGGCCGAACAAATCAGCCCCACCCGCTCCGCCCTGCTGGCCTCCAAAGCCAGCCTGAAGACCGCCAGCAGCGGCGCCGACCTGCTCAAGCGCAAGCGCGACGCCCTCATTGCCGAGTTCTTCGCGCTGGTCAAGGACGCGCTGGCTGCCCGTGAGCAGCTGGCTGGCGTCAGCAAGGGTGCCTACACCAGCCTGCTGGGCGCCAAAGCCTGGGACAGCCCCGAGGCCGTAGAAAGCCTCAGCCTGGGGTCCAGCGACGACTACACCGTAGATATGGTGATCGAGAGCATCTACGGCGTGAAAGTGCCCAAGATGACCGTGCCTGAACGGACCCAGAGCGCCGGGTTCAGCCCCATCAACGTGGGTGGCCGCACCATTCAGGCCGCGACCGACTTCAACGAAGTGCTGGAAGCCATCGTGAAGGTGGCCGGCACCGAGACCAAGCTGCGCCGCATCGGCGAGGAAATTAAGAAGACCTCCCGCCGTGTGAACGCGCTGGAGCAGGTCGTGATTCCCGGCATTCAGGCCGATATCCGCTTTATCCGTGGCGTGCTGGACCAGCGCGAACGCGAAGAAAGCTTCCGCCTGAAGAAAATCAAGGCCAAGCTGGAAGCCGAAGCTGCCGCCGAAGGGGCCGAGCAGCAGGCTGCCCAGGGCGGCAACCACGGTTCCGCTGCCTGA
- a CDS encoding V-type ATP synthase subunit A, translating to MTQQKTGVIQNIAGPAVIADGMYGAKMYDIVRVGKERLVGEIIRLDGDTAFVQVYEDTSGLTVGEPVETTGLPLSVELGPGMLNGIYDGIQRPLDKIREQSGDFIARGIEVSSLDRTKKWEFTPSVQAGDEVTGSAILGTVPEFSFTHKILTPPDKSGRLEWVAPAGEYTIDETIARLDDGTELRLAHYWPVRAPRPVSKKLDPSLPFLTGMRILDVLFPLVMGGAAAIPGPFGSGKTVTQQSVAKYGNADIVVYVGCGERGNEMTDVLVEFPELEDPKTGGPLMHRTILIANTSNMPVAAREASVYTGITLAEYFRDQGYSVSLMADSTSRWAEALREISSRLEEMPAEEGYPPYLGAKLAAFYERAGAVKTMAGEDGAVSVIGAVSPAGGDMSEPVTQATLRITGAFWRLDAGLARRRHFPAINWNGSYSLFTPILEDWYRKNVGEDFPELRQRIGNILQQEAALQEVVQLVGPDALQDQERLIIESGKMLRQDFLQQNGFDPVDASASMPKNYGLMRMMLKFYDQAEAALRDGATIDEIVASPVIEKLSRARYVHEDEFAAYTDSVMSELDTTFKGGAQSGGQALNQEVIA from the coding sequence ATGACGCAACAAAAGACAGGTGTCATTCAGAATATTGCCGGTCCCGCCGTCATTGCGGACGGCATGTATGGCGCCAAAATGTATGACATCGTGCGTGTGGGCAAGGAGCGTCTGGTCGGGGAAATCATCCGTCTGGACGGCGACACCGCCTTCGTGCAGGTGTACGAGGACACGTCCGGCCTGACCGTGGGTGAGCCGGTGGAAACCACCGGTCTGCCCCTGAGCGTGGAACTGGGCCCCGGCATGCTGAACGGCATCTACGACGGCATTCAGCGCCCCCTCGACAAAATCCGCGAGCAGAGCGGTGACTTTATCGCCCGTGGTATTGAGGTCTCCAGCCTGGACCGCACCAAGAAGTGGGAGTTCACCCCCAGCGTGCAGGCCGGCGACGAAGTGACCGGCAGCGCCATTCTCGGCACCGTGCCCGAGTTCAGCTTCACCCACAAAATCCTGACCCCCCCCGACAAGAGCGGCCGGCTGGAATGGGTGGCTCCTGCTGGCGAGTACACCATTGACGAGACCATTGCCCGCCTGGACGACGGCACCGAGCTGCGCCTGGCCCACTACTGGCCCGTGCGTGCGCCCCGTCCCGTGTCCAAGAAGCTGGACCCCAGCCTGCCCTTCCTGACCGGCATGCGGATTCTGGATGTGCTGTTCCCCCTGGTGATGGGCGGCGCGGCAGCGATTCCTGGTCCCTTCGGTTCGGGCAAGACCGTGACCCAGCAGAGCGTGGCGAAGTACGGCAACGCCGACATCGTGGTGTACGTGGGCTGTGGTGAGCGCGGCAACGAGATGACCGACGTACTGGTGGAATTCCCCGAACTGGAAGACCCCAAGACCGGCGGCCCCCTGATGCACCGCACCATCCTGATCGCCAACACCTCCAACATGCCTGTGGCCGCCCGTGAAGCTTCGGTGTACACCGGCATTACCCTGGCGGAATACTTCCGTGACCAGGGCTACAGCGTGTCGCTGATGGCCGACTCGACCAGCCGCTGGGCCGAGGCGCTGCGTGAAATCAGCTCCCGCCTGGAAGAAATGCCCGCTGAAGAAGGCTACCCCCCTTACCTGGGCGCCAAGCTAGCCGCCTTCTACGAGCGTGCCGGTGCCGTGAAGACCATGGCCGGCGAAGACGGCGCAGTCTCCGTGATTGGCGCAGTGTCGCCCGCTGGTGGTGACATGTCCGAGCCTGTGACCCAGGCCACGCTGCGGATTACTGGTGCCTTCTGGCGTCTGGACGCAGGTCTGGCCCGCCGCCGTCACTTCCCCGCGATCAACTGGAACGGCTCCTACTCGCTGTTTACCCCCATTCTGGAAGACTGGTACCGCAAGAACGTAGGCGAGGATTTCCCCGAACTGCGTCAGCGTATCGGCAACATCCTGCAGCAGGAAGCCGCGCTGCAAGAAGTGGTGCAGCTGGTCGGCCCCGACGCCCTGCAGGACCAGGAGCGCCTGATTATCGAGTCGGGCAAGATGCTGCGTCAGGACTTCCTGCAGCAAAACGGCTTCGACCCTGTGGACGCTAGCGCTTCGATGCCCAAGAACTACGGCCTGATGCGCATGATGCTGAAGTTCTACGACCAGGCCGAAGCGGCGCTGCGTGATGGTGCCACCATCGATGAGATCGTGGCCAGCCCCGTGATCGAAAAACTGTCCCGCGCCCGCTACGTGCACGAGGACGAGTTCGCCGCCTACACCGACTCGGTGATGAGCGAGCTGGATACCACCTTTAAGGGTGGTGCCCAGAGCGGCGGACAGGCCCTGAACCAGGAGGTCATCGCATGA